A genomic window from Flavobacterium sp. I3-2 includes:
- the thrA gene encoding bifunctional aspartate kinase/homoserine dehydrogenase I codes for MKILKFGGKSLAYYGAFNNVIEIIKSNAQEKKLAIVVSAIDETTNKLEKILELAKETKNYKSEFKDFKNEPQHKIIDLSKEFSDLEKIFEGVNLLGDYSLKIKDNVLAQGEIISAKIVAETLNTQNQKSVFVDSRDLFVTDDNFGNAQPIEHLSKNKTQAYFKNIPTQTVAIVTGFIAATQNNETTTLGRNGSNYSAALLANYLEAEELQNFTHVDGIFTANPDWVKDAQKIEELNFNEANELANFGASILHAKTIIPLLEKNIPLRIKNTFKPNENGTLISAKPTPNGIKSLSVLSDVALINFEGRGLLGKVGIDARIFNALSENNISVSVISQGSSERGIGFIVEKNKATQAVIALEKEFERDFYTKDVNRISINNDIAVISIIGQDLSTFHKPYNALIQNNIIPILFNNTITGKNVSIVVNKTETKKALNVIHGQIFGISKKINLAIFGHGLVGGTLINQIIESAKNIESRKNIKLNIFAIGNSKKIILNKNGISDNWKQEIAEKSISYQINEVIEFAKNHHLENLIAIDNTASQKFIENYITLAENGFDLVSSNKIANTVSFDFYKKLRKTLETNHKDYLYETNVGAGLPLIDTIKLLHLSGENITKIKGVFSGTLSYLFNHFSDENKNFSDVLNETISKGFTEPDPREDLSGNDVARKLLILARELDLENEFDEIKVENLIPKAFQHLEVTEFLENLTQLNEHFQTIKDSQQANHVLRYVGELSGDLHQNKGVLETKLISIPANTALGQLKGSDSFFEIYTESYGENPIIIQGAGAGANVTARGVFGDILRLAEKK; via the coding sequence ATGAAAATATTAAAATTCGGCGGAAAGTCATTAGCATATTACGGGGCATTTAATAACGTTATCGAAATTATTAAATCGAACGCACAAGAAAAAAAATTAGCAATTGTTGTTTCGGCAATTGATGAAACAACAAATAAGTTAGAAAAAATATTAGAATTAGCAAAAGAAACAAAAAACTATAAATCTGAATTTAAAGATTTTAAAAATGAACCTCAACATAAAATAATCGATTTATCGAAAGAATTTTCAGATTTAGAAAAAATCTTTGAGGGCGTGAATTTATTAGGAGATTATTCTTTAAAAATTAAAGATAATGTTTTGGCTCAAGGCGAAATTATTTCGGCTAAAATTGTAGCAGAAACGCTGAATACACAAAATCAAAAAAGTGTTTTTGTAGACAGTCGAGATTTATTTGTAACTGATGATAATTTTGGAAATGCGCAACCAATCGAACATCTTTCAAAAAATAAAACACAGGCTTATTTTAAAAACATTCCAACTCAAACGGTTGCTATAGTTACAGGTTTCATTGCAGCTACACAAAATAACGAAACCACAACTTTAGGGAGAAACGGAAGTAATTATTCTGCCGCTTTACTAGCTAATTATTTAGAAGCTGAAGAATTACAGAACTTTACACATGTTGATGGAATTTTCACAGCAAATCCAGATTGGGTCAAAGATGCTCAAAAAATTGAAGAATTAAATTTTAATGAAGCAAATGAACTTGCAAATTTCGGAGCTTCGATTTTACATGCAAAAACGATTATTCCGTTATTAGAAAAAAATATTCCGTTGCGAATAAAAAATACTTTTAAACCGAACGAAAACGGAACATTAATTTCAGCAAAACCGACTCCAAACGGAATTAAATCATTATCTGTTTTATCTGATGTAGCTTTAATAAATTTTGAAGGTAGAGGTTTGCTTGGAAAAGTTGGTATCGATGCACGAATTTTCAATGCTCTTTCTGAAAACAATATCAGCGTAAGCGTAATTTCTCAAGGTTCATCAGAAAGAGGAATTGGATTTATTGTCGAAAAAAATAAAGCAACGCAAGCTGTGATTGCGTTAGAAAAAGAATTTGAAAGAGATTTTTACACAAAAGATGTAAACCGAATTTCAATTAACAATGATATTGCAGTAATTTCAATCATCGGGCAAGATTTAAGTACTTTCCATAAACCATACAACGCACTAATTCAAAATAACATCATTCCTATTTTATTTAATAATACGATAACCGGTAAAAATGTAAGTATTGTGGTAAATAAAACCGAAACTAAAAAGGCTTTAAATGTTATTCACGGACAAATTTTCGGAATTTCTAAAAAAATAAATTTAGCCATTTTTGGTCACGGATTAGTTGGCGGAACTTTAATTAATCAAATCATTGAATCGGCAAAAAACATTGAATCGAGAAAAAACATCAAACTGAATATTTTTGCTATCGGAAATTCAAAGAAAATCATCTTAAATAAAAATGGCATTTCTGATAATTGGAAACAAGAAATTGCTGAGAAAAGCATTTCGTATCAAATAAACGAAGTTATTGAGTTCGCGAAAAATCATCATTTAGAAAACTTAATTGCTATTGATAATACGGCTTCACAAAAGTTCATAGAAAATTACATCACACTTGCTGAAAATGGATTTGATTTAGTTTCATCAAATAAAATTGCAAACACGGTTTCATTCGATTTTTATAAAAAGCTAAGAAAAACTCTTGAAACAAATCATAAAGATTATTTATACGAAACTAATGTTGGTGCAGGTTTACCACTAATTGACACCATAAAATTATTACATCTTTCGGGTGAAAACATTACCAAAATAAAAGGTGTTTTTTCAGGAACCTTAAGTTATTTATTCAATCATTTCTCAGATGAAAATAAAAATTTTAGTGACGTTTTAAACGAAACCATATCAAAAGGATTTACTGAACCTGACCCAAGAGAAGATTTATCTGGAAATGATGTTGCACGAAAACTTTTAATCTTAGCTCGTGAATTAGATTTGGAAAATGAATTTGACGAAATAAAAGTAGAAAATTTAATACCAAAAGCTTTTCAGCATTTAGAAGTAACTGAGTTTTTAGAAAATTTAACTCAATTAAACGAACATTTCCAAACCATTAAAGATTCGCAACAAGCCAATCATGTACTTCGTTACGTTGGTGAATTATCAGGTGATTTACATCAAAACAAAGGTGTTTTAGAAACCAAATTAATCAGCATTCCTGCAAATACAGCTTTAGGACAATTAAAAGGTTCCGATTCATTTTTTGAAATCTATACCGAATCATACGGTGAAAATCCAATTATTATTCAAGGTGCCGGAGCCGGTGCAAATGTTACTGCACGTGGTGTTTTTGGAGATATTTTAAGATTAGCAGAAAAAAAATAA
- a CDS encoding trans-sulfuration enzyme family protein, with the protein MKTEENFNDETIAIRTQTERSQFLEHSTPLYLTSSFVFEDSEDMRSSFSEEKDRNIYSRFSNPNTTELVEKIVKLERAEDGLAFATGMAAVYNVLAALLNADDHIVSASSIFGSTHTLFTKYFPKWNITTSYFNCNEPETIESKINANTKILFAETPTNPGVEILDLELLGNIAKKHNLILVIDNTFATPIIQKPITFGADVVVHSTTKLIDGQGRVLGGIAVGRKDLIREIYLFSRNTGSSLSPFNAWVLSKSLETLALRVEKHSENALKVAEFLENHPAVASVKYPFLKSHPQYEIAKKQMKFGGNIIAFELKGDKEAGKKFIDAIKLFSVSANLGDTRTIVTHPASSTHSKLNSEELKAANLTEGLIRISIGLENLEDIYSEINQALGNEN; encoded by the coding sequence ATGAAAACAGAAGAAAATTTCAACGACGAAACTATCGCAATCAGAACACAAACAGAACGATCGCAATTTCTAGAACATTCTACACCATTATATTTAACATCGAGCTTTGTATTTGAAGATTCAGAAGACATGAGAAGTTCATTTTCCGAAGAAAAAGACCGAAATATTTACAGCAGATTCAGCAATCCTAACACTACAGAACTTGTTGAAAAAATAGTAAAATTAGAACGCGCCGAAGACGGCTTAGCTTTTGCTACCGGAATGGCAGCTGTTTATAATGTTTTAGCTGCTCTCTTAAATGCAGACGACCACATCGTTTCGGCAAGTAGTATTTTTGGTTCAACACATACCTTGTTTACCAAATATTTTCCTAAATGGAATATTACCACATCTTATTTTAATTGTAATGAACCAGAAACTATCGAATCAAAAATAAATGCAAATACAAAAATCTTATTTGCAGAAACACCAACAAATCCAGGAGTTGAAATTTTAGATTTAGAACTTTTAGGAAATATTGCTAAAAAACACAATCTAATTTTAGTAATCGACAATACGTTTGCAACACCAATCATTCAAAAACCAATTACATTCGGCGCTGATGTTGTGGTACATTCAACTACTAAATTAATCGATGGTCAAGGACGTGTTTTAGGTGGAATTGCAGTTGGAAGAAAAGATTTAATTCGTGAGATATATTTATTCTCAAGAAACACAGGTTCTTCCCTATCTCCGTTTAATGCTTGGGTTTTATCTAAAAGTTTAGAAACCTTAGCTCTTCGAGTTGAAAAACATTCAGAAAACGCATTAAAAGTTGCTGAATTCTTAGAAAATCATCCTGCGGTTGCATCGGTAAAATATCCTTTCTTAAAATCACACCCACAATACGAAATCGCAAAAAAACAAATGAAATTCGGTGGAAACATCATTGCTTTTGAACTAAAAGGCGATAAAGAAGCAGGTAAGAAATTTATCGATGCCATCAAACTTTTCTCTGTTTCTGCAAACCTTGGCGATACCAGAACCATAGTCACACATCCAGCTTCTTCAACGCACAGTAAATTAAATTCAGAAGAATTAAAAGCAGCTAATTTAACCGAAGGTTTAATCCGAATTTCAATTGGGTTAGAAAACCTAGAAGATATTTATTCAGAAATCAATCAAGCTTTAGGAAATGAAAACTAA